Within Bacillota bacterium, the genomic segment CGCTTCTGGGCGAGGACGAGGAGGCCGGGGCCGCCCGGGCCGCCGCCGGGGCCGCGCCGGACCCGGCCGGAGGCCCGCGGCTGCCGCTCCTGCGCCGGCTCGAGGGCGGCGAGGTCGGGCGGCGCCGCCTGCTCCGGGGCCTGGTCCGCTTCCTGCGGGCGCGGGGGACGGAGCGCTGGGCGGTCAGCCTGCCGGAGGAGCAGGCCGCCTGGCTGGAACGGCTCCTGCCAACCTGGGAGCCGGGGTGGCCGGGCGAGGAGGGCGGCTGGATCCGCATGCGGGTCTACGGCCGCGCGAGGGAGGCGAGCGCATGACCTTCTCCGTCGTCGCCCACGACCCGGCCTCGGCCAGCTGGGGCGTGGCCGTCCAGAGCAAGTTCCTGGCCGTAGGTGCGCTGGTGCCCTGGGCGCGGGCCGGTGCCGGCGCCGTCGCCACCCAGGCCTGGTGCAACACCCGCTACGGGCCGCGCGGCCTCGAGCTGCTCGGCCGGGGGCGGTCCGCGCGCGAGGTGGTGGAGGAGCTGGTGGCCGCCGACCCGGGGCGCGACCAGCGCCAGCTGGCCGTAGTCGACGCGCGGGGCGAGGCCTGGGCCTGGACGGGCGCAGCCTGCCCGGATTGGGCCGGCCACCGGACGGGGCCGGGCTTCAGCTGCCAGGGGAACATCCTGGCCGGGCCGCGCGTGGTCGAGGCCATGGCCGAGGCCTTCGCCGCCGCCCGGGGCGAGCTGGCCGAGCGGCTGCTGGCGGCGCTCCGCGCCGGGCAGGAGGCGGGCGGCGACCGGCGCGGGCAGGAGTCGGCGGCGCTCCTGGTGGTCCGCGAGGGCGGCGGCTACGGCGGCTTCGACGACCGCCTCGTCGACCTGCGCGTCGACGACCACCCGCGGCCGGTGGAGGAGCTCGGGCGCCTGCTGGAGCTGCACCGGCTCTACTTCGGCGAGAGCCGCGAGGTGCTGCCCCTGGAGGGGGAGACGGCGCGCCGGCTGCTGGCGGTGCTGGCGGCGGCCGGCTTTCACCTCGACCCGGGGCGGGGCTGGGACGAGGCGGCCGAGCGGGCGCTGCGGGAGCTGTACGGGATCGAGAACTTCGAGGAGCGCGACCCGGGTCCGGGGAAGGTGGACGCCGAGGTGCTGGACTTCCTTGCGAGGAAGTACGCGCCGGCGGAGCCCACCGCGCGCGGCGGCGCGGGCTGAGCGGCCGGGCGCGCGACGGGAGGGGGAGCGGGCATGGGCGAGACGGTCATCCTGGCCGGGGCGCGGACGCCCTTCGGGCGCTTCGGCGGCGCGCTCGGCAGCGTGCCGGCGGTGGAGCTGGGCGGCCTGGCCATCCGCGGTGCGCTGGAGCGGGCGGGCGTCCGCGGCGAACAGATCGACTACGTCTTCATGGGCATGGTGCTGCAGGCCGGGGCGGGGCAGATCCCCTCGCGGCAGGCGGCCTGGCGGGCGGGGATCCCCTGGCAGGTGCCCTCGGACACCGTCAACAAGGTCTGCGCCTCGGGGCTGCGCGCCGCCAACCTGGCGGACGCGCTCATCCGCCTGGGCGAGGCCTCGCTGGTGGTCGCCGGCGGGATGGAGAGCATGAGCGGGGCGCCCTTCCTGGTGGAGGGGGCGCGCTGGGGGCTGCGCATGGGCGACGGCCGGCTGGTGGACGTGGCGGTCCACGACGGCCTCACCTGCCCCTTCGGCGGCGTCCACATGGGCGTCTACGGCAGCGAGGTGGCGGCCGAGTTCGGCGTCGGCCGCGAGGAGCAGGACGCCTGGGCCTACCGCTCCCACGTGCGCGCCCTGGCCGCCATCGACGACGGGCGCATGGCGGAGGAGATCGTGCCCGTCCCCGTCCCCCAGAGGAAGGGTGACCCTCTCCTCGTCACCACCGACGAGGCGCCGCGCCGCGAGACGACGCCCGAGGCGCTGGCGCGGCTGAAGCCGGCCTTCCAGCCGGACGGGACGGTGACGGCGGGCAACGCGCCGGGGCTGAACGACGGCGCCGCCGCCCTCCTCCTGGCCAGCCGCGAGCGCGCGGCCGAGCTGGGCCTCCGCCCGCTGGCCACGGTGGTCAGCCAGGGCCAGGTCTCGGCCGAGCCGCGCTACCTGCACACCGTCCCCTGGCTGGCGGCCAAGCGGGCGCTGGACAAGGCCGGGCTCCGGCCGGAGGAGGTGGCGCTCTGGGAGATCAACGAGGCCTTCGCCGCCGTCACCCTGGTCAGCATGAAGCTGGGCGGGCTCGACCCGGAGCGCGTCAACGTGGACGGCG encodes:
- a CDS encoding DUF1028 domain-containing protein, translated to MTFSVVAHDPASASWGVAVQSKFLAVGALVPWARAGAGAVATQAWCNTRYGPRGLELLGRGRSAREVVEELVAADPGRDQRQLAVVDARGEAWAWTGAACPDWAGHRTGPGFSCQGNILAGPRVVEAMAEAFAAARGELAERLLAALRAGQEAGGDRRGQESAALLVVREGGGYGGFDDRLVDLRVDDHPRPVEELGRLLELHRLYFGESREVLPLEGETARRLLAVLAAAGFHLDPGRGWDEAAERALRELYGIENFEERDPGPGKVDAEVLDFLARKYAPAEPTARGGAG
- a CDS encoding acetyl-CoA C-acetyltransferase encodes the protein MGETVILAGARTPFGRFGGALGSVPAVELGGLAIRGALERAGVRGEQIDYVFMGMVLQAGAGQIPSRQAAWRAGIPWQVPSDTVNKVCASGLRAANLADALIRLGEASLVVAGGMESMSGAPFLVEGARWGLRMGDGRLVDVAVHDGLTCPFGGVHMGVYGSEVAAEFGVGREEQDAWAYRSHVRALAAIDDGRMAEEIVPVPVPQRKGDPLLVTTDEAPRRETTPEALARLKPAFQPDGTVTAGNAPGLNDGAAALLLASRERAAELGLRPLATVVSQGQVSAEPRYLHTVPWLAAKRALDKAGLRPEEVALWEINEAFAAVTLVSMKLGGLDPERVNVDGGAVALGHPIGASGARILLHLVYELRRRGGGYGVAAICSGGGQGEATVVRVEP